In one Tachysurus vachellii isolate PV-2020 chromosome 24, HZAU_Pvac_v1, whole genome shotgun sequence genomic region, the following are encoded:
- the slc25a10b gene encoding mitochondrial dicarboxylate carrier: MTEKRVSRWYFGGIASCGAACCTHPLDLVKVHLQTQQEVKMRMMGMAMQVVKHDGVLALYNGLSASLLRQMSYSLTRFAIYETVRDMMGSQGPMPFYQKVLLGAFGGFTGGFIGTPADMVNVRMQNDMKLQPELRRNYKHALDGLYRVWYEEGTRKLFSGATMASSRGALVTVGQLACYDQAKQLVLSTGFLGDNILTHFLSSFIAGGCATFLCQPLDVIKTRLMNSKGEYRGVLHCLSETAKLGPLAFYKGLVPAGIRLIPHTILTFMFLEQLRKHFGILVIS, encoded by the exons ATGACTGAGAAACGGGTCTCGCGCTGGTACTTCGGCGGCATCGCCTCGTGCGGAGCGGCGTGTTGCACGCACCCGCTGGACCTGGTCAAG gTTCACCTGCAGACGCAGCAGGAGgtgaagatgaggatgatgggGATGGCGATGCAGGTGGTGAAACACGATGGCGTTCTGGCGCTTTATAATGGCCTCAGTGCCTCTCTCctcagacag atGTCTTACTCTCTGACCAGGTTTGCTATCTATGAGACAGTGAGGGACATGATGGGCAGTCAGGGGCCGATGCCCTTCTACCAGAAAGTCCTGCTGGGGGCATTCGGag GTTTTACAGGAGGTTTTATTGGGACACCAGCAGACATGGTTAacgtcag gATGCAGAACGACATGAAGCTTCAGCCCGAGCTCAGGAGGAA ctATAAGCACGCTCTGGATGGCCTGTACCGGGTTTGGTATGAGG agggaACAAGGAAGCTGTTCTCAGGAGCCACCATGGCGAGCAGCAGAGGTGCTCTGGTGACTGTAGGACAG ttgGCATGTTATGATCAGGCGAAGCAGCTGGTGTTGTCCACTGGTTTCCTGGGAGACAACATTCTCACTCACTTCCTGTCCAGCTTCATAGCT ggaggATGTGCTACATTTCTGTGTCAGCCGCTGGACGTGATAAAGACACGACTGATGAACTCTAAAGGAGAATACAGG ggagtgCTGCACTGTTTGTCTGAGACCGCCAAACTGGGACCACTGGCCTTCTACAAG GGTTTAGTTCCAGCAGGAATCCGATTGATCCCTCACACGATTCTGACCTTCATGTTTCTGGAGCAGTTGAGGAAGCACTTTGGCATCCTGGTGATCAGCTGA